One Streptomyces sp. CG4 genomic window, AGTGCAGACCGCCGGCCACGGGGACATGACCGCCGACGGGATTGCGCGGAACGAACGCCGGCCGATGCGACGGCTGAAGCGACGGCCGAGGGGACGGCTGAAGCGACGACTGAGGGGGCGACGACTGAACGGGGCTCACCTGTTCAGGGTGTCATGCTCGCACCGGCCACCGGCCACCGGACCGCGGCCCCCCCCCGGCGATCCCGGTGTCACCGGATGGTGATCGTGATGGTCGACCCCTTGGCCGCCTTGTCGCCGCCCTTCACCGACTGCTGCTTCACGGTGTCGCCGAACAGCCCGAGCAGCCCCCGGTCGTCCTCCACCTTGAAACCGGCGTCCTGCAGCGCCTTGTGGGCGTCGTCGACGCTGTCGCCGACCACGTCCGGCACCTCGACCATCTCCGGGCCCTTGGACAGCGTCAGCGTCACCGTGTCGCCCTCGGCGGCCTGGCTGCCGTTACCGGGGCTCTGCTGCGCCACCTTGCCCTTGTCGTAAGGGGAGTTGACCTGCGTGGAGGCGATCTCCACCTTCAGCCCGGCGTCCGTCAGCTGCTGCTTGGCGTCGTTCAGGTCGGCGCCGGCGACGTTCGGCACAGCGATCGGGCTGCCCTTGCTGACGGTCAGCGCGATCGCCGAACCGGCATGCCGCTTGGTGCCAGGCTGCGGTGTCGTACCGATCACCTTGCCCTGGTCGACGTCCTCGCTGAACTCCTGGGTGACCATGCCCGGCTCCAGCCCGTCCGCCTTCAGCCGCGAGCGCGCCTCGGCCAGCGTGCGGCCCGTCACATCCGGCACGTTCACCGTGTCCGGGCCCAGCGAGATGGTCAGCGTCACCGAGTCATGGTCACGGATCCGGGCGCCGGGGGCCGGATCGGTGCCGATGACCGTGCCGCGCTTCACGGCGTCGTTGTACTCGCGCTTGACCTGACCGACGTCGAGCCCGGCCGCCCTGAGCCGGTCCCGCGCCTGCGCCTCGGTCTTCGACAGCAGCGGCGGGACCTTGGTGAACTGGCCGGAGTTGATGTACCAGACCCCGGCGCCCACGCCGAACACCACCAGCACGGCGGCGACGATCGTCAGCACCAGGCGCGGAGAGCGCCCGGACCGCCGGGACCGACGCGACGACGGGGCGGGCGGCGCCTGCAGCCGGCTGGTGCGCTGGACGCCGGCCTCCGCCGGCTCGTCCTCATTGACCGGCAGCGGCCGGGGAACAGTAAGCGACCGCGGGATCACGCTCGTACGGTCCCCGGCGTTGTCGTGCTCCGCGGACAGCGCCTGCGGTGGCACCGTGTCCAGCTGCTCGGCGCTCAGCGCCTGCCGCGCCTCGCGCACCTGGGCGAGCAGCGCCACGGCGTCCTGCGGGCGGGCGTCCGGGACGCGCGCGGTCGCCGCCGCGACCAGCTGGTCCAGCGCGTACGGCAGCCCCGGCACCAGCGCCGAGGGCGGCGGCACGTCCTCGTGGATGTGCTTGTAGAGCACCTGGGCGGGGGAGTCACCGGAGTGCGGCTTGCCGCCGGTCAGCATCTCGTAGAGCACGACACCGCACGCGTACACGTCGACGCGCGGGTCGGCGGTGCCCAGTTCTATCTGCTCGGGCGCGAGATACGACACGGTGCCGAGGACGGCGCCGGTGGTACTGGTCACGGTGTCGACGGACCTGACCAGTCCGAAGTCGGCGACCTTGACCCGTCCGTCGTCGCCTATCAGCACGTTCTCGGGCTTCATGTCCCGGTGCACGAACCCGGCCCGGTGCGCGGCGCCGAGCGCGGCGAGGACGGGCTCAAGGATGTCGAGCGCCGCGCGGGGCTGCAGCGCCCCGCGCTCGCGCAGCACGTCCCGCAGGGTGCACCCGGCGACGTACTCCATCGCCAGGTACACGTACGACCCGTCGGTGCCCTGGTCGAAGACCTGCACGACATTCGGGTGCGCGAGCCGGGCGACGGACTTCGCCTCCCGGATGAACCGCTCCACGAAGCTTCCGTCCGCCGCGAGCGTCGGGTGCATCACCTTCAGCGCGAGAACGCGGTCCAGACGGGTGTCCAGGGCCCGGTAGACCGTGGCCATCCCGCCGACCGCGATCCGCGCGTCGACGCGATAACGGCCGTCGAGCACCTGCCCGACGAGGGGGTCCTGAAGGGTCGTATCCACGCAGGGGAGTCTACGAGGACCAACAACCGCTCCCCTCGCCGAGACCGCTTTCCCCACCCCACTGAAGCCGACCTGTAACGCTTCCCACCCCCCACGACCACCGCCCCCTCCACGCCCCACGGCAGCCACGCCCCCCACGCCCCGAGCCCGGCAGCCGCGCCTCGTGCCTGCTGATCCCCCCATGGCCCGCGCCGGCTCCCCCCGACCCGCGGCAGCTGCTACTGCTCCCCCCGACCCGCAGCCGCCGATGGCGAGGACGTCCCACGGGAGAGTCCGGCCTTTCAGCCGACAGTCATGGGCGGTGCGTGGGTGGGAGAGTGGTGGGCTGCTGCGGCGCTGCGTCAGAACGCGGGTCGCTCGGGATCCAGCACGGCCAAGCCCTCCGCAGGAGACGACGCCTCGGCGAAGTGCCTGCGCGGAATCCGCCCGGCCAGCCGAGCCAACCGGCCCCCCTCCACCGCATGCCTCATGGCGGCAGCCATGCGTTCCGGCTCCTGTGCCCGCGTCACCGCCGAGGCAAGCATCACCCCGGCACACCCCAGCTCCATCGCCAGAGCGACGTCGGACGCCGTACCGGCCCCCGCGTCCAGAATCACCGGCACCCCCGCCCGCTCGACGATCAGCTGGAAATTGTGCGGGTTGCGAATCCCGAGCCCGGACCCGATCGGCGACCCGAGCGGCATCACCGCCGCACACCCGGCGTCCTCCAGCTTCCGCGCCAGCACCGGATCGTCATTGGTGTACGGCAGCACCGTGAACCCGTCGTCGACCAGCGTCTCCGCCGCCTCCAGCAGCTCCACCGGATCCGGCAGCAGCGTCCGCTCGTCGGCGATGACCTCCAGCTTGATCAGATCCGTACCGAGCGCCTCCCGCGCCAGCCGCGCGGTCAGCACGGCCTCGCCCGCGGTGAAACACCCCGCCGTGTTCGGCAGCACCCGGATGCCCAGCCGCTCCAGCACCGACAGCACCGATCCGTGCACGGACGGGTCCACCCGCCGCATCGCGACCGTCGTCAGCTCCGTACCGGAGGCGACCAGCGCCCGCTCCAGCACGTCCAGGCTGGGCGCACCGCCCGTACCCATGATCAGCCGCGAGGAGTACGCCGTACCCCCGAGGACGAAGGAATCGTCGGCCATGACTCAGCCCCCCTGGACCGCGGTGAGGATCTCCACGCGATCGCCCTCGCTCAGCGTCGTGCCCGCCCACTGCGCACGCGGCACGACGGTCTCGTTGACGGCCGCGGCCACCCCGGAGGGCGCGGCGACCAGGGACCGTACGACGGCGTCGAGCGAGGTGCCCGAGGAGACCTCCCGACGCTCGCCGTTGACGGAGATGGAAAACGTCACGGAGATGCTCATGCGGACTGCTCCAGGAGTACGGCGCCGAAGCGCTGCGGAGTGAACGGGCGTGCCTCGTCCGGCAGTTGACCACTCGCCAGCACCTCGGCCAGCACATCCCCGGTGACCGGCGTCAGCAGCACCCCGTTGCGGAAGTGCCCGGTGGCCAGCAGCAGCCCCGCCAGCCCGGTCGGGCCGAGCAGCGGCGCGTTGTCGGGGGAGCCGGGGCGCAGTCCGGCCCGGGTCTCGGTGAGCGGCAGCTCGGTGATGCCCGGCACCAGCTCATGGGCGTCGCGCAGCAGCTCGTACACGCCACCGGCGGTGACGGTCGTGTCCCAGCCCAGCTCCTCGCTGGTCGCGCCGACGACCAGTTCACCGTTCTCGCGGGGCACCAGATAGACCTGGCTGCCACGGACCACGGCCCGTACCGTACGGCTGAGGAACGGCGCGTGCCGGCGCGGCACCGTCAGCCGCAGCACCTGTCCCTTGACCGGCCGCACCGGCGGCAGCACGGCCTCCGGCACGCCCGTGAGCCGTCCGCTCAGGGAGCCGGCCGCGAGCACCACCTGCCCGGCGCGCAGCTCGGTACCGTCCCGCGTGCAGACCCCGGCGGCCCGGTCCCGTACGACGTCCAGCCGCTCGGCCCAGCAGCGGTGGAACGTGACGCCGGCCCGCTCGCACGCGGCCACCAGGGCCGTCGCCAGCCGCCGCGGGTCGATCTGATGGTCGCCGTCCACCCGCAGCCCGCCGCGCACCCCGGGCGCCAGCATCGGCTCCAGGCGGCGGCACTCCCGCCCGGACTGCCACTCCGACTCCAGGCCGCAGCGCCGCTGCAGCGCGTGCAGCTCGCGCAGATGGGCCCGGTCGTCGGCGTCGAGCGCGACCTGGAGGGTGCCACAGCGGCGATAGCCCAGGTCGTGGCCGGTCAGCTCGGTCAGCTCGGCCGCGAAGTCCGGGTAGCGGCGCGCCGATTCGAGATTGAGGGCGAGCAGGGTCTCCTCGCCGTAGTGCAGTTCGGTGACCGCGGCCAGCATCCCGGCCGCGACCCGCGCGGCCCCGCCACCGGGCTCGGGGTCCACGACGGCCGTGGTGAGCCCGCGCTGCGCCGCGCGCCAGGCCGTGACCAGGCCGATGATTCCGCCCCCGATGACGAGGACGTCGGACGTATCGGACGTACGTGACGACATGGGCGTCCAGCCCCTCCCTTCGCCGGCATGACCCGGATCAGGTTCGTACGGTCGGAGGCCGCCAGCCTCCCTCTCAGCCCGGTGCGTCCGGGCTCCCGCGAGTGCTTGTACGGTGGCCACCCTAGCCCGCCGTGCTCGTCACCCGTAAGGGAGCCCCTGCCCATGCCCCGGTCGCTCGACGGCCTGACCTTCGCCCCCGTGGCGGACCAGGCTCCAGGTCAGGTGGGTACCCGCACCCGCTTCGCGTACCACGAGAAGGACGGCGAGATCTGGGCCGAGTACGCGGGCGGCGATGTCGTACGCGGCCATCTGGTCGGCACCCGCGAGGGGGACCGGCTGGACTTCCGGTACGTCCAGCTGCGGACCGACGGGACGACCGCTTCCGGGCACTGCGTGTCCACGGTCGTCCAGCTGCCGGACGGGCGGGTGCGGCTGGAGGAGACCTGGGAGTGGGAGTCCCGGACGGGTGCCGGCACGAGCGTTGTGGAACAGGTCACCGAGCACGCCCGCTGACTGACGCGTTGTCACGTGTCTATGGTGATCGGGTGAGCGAGCAGACAGCGCAACGGGGCACGTCGGAGGGGCGACGCGTGGTCGTCGTCGGCGCGGGCATGGCCGGGGTGCAGACCGCGGTCGCCCTGCGGGAACAGGGTTTCAGGGGGCCGGTCACCGTGCTCGGCGCGGAGCCGCACCAGCCGTACGACCGGCCGCCGCTGTCGAAGGCCGTGCTGCTCGGCAAGGCCGAGGGCTCCGCCTTCGACGTGGACTTCGAGACGCTCGGCGTCGAACTGCGGCTCGGCTGCGAGGTGCTGGGCCTGCGCCCCGCCGCGCACGAACTGGACACCGAGACGGGCCCGGTGCCGTACGACGTCCTGGTCCTGGCCACCGGCGCCGAACCGGTCACCCTGCCCGGCACCGAGGGCGTGCCCGGCGTGCATCTGCTGCGCACCCTGGACGACGCCGAACGGCTGCGGCCGGTGCTGACCGAGCAGCACGACATCGTGGTCGTCGGGGCCGGCTGGATCGGTGCCGAGTTCGCCACGGCCGCCCGCGAGGCCGGCTGTGCGGTGACCGTCGTGGAGGCCGCCGACCGGCCGCTGGCCGGCGCCCTGCCCGCCGAGGTCGCGGCCCCCATGGCCGCCTGGTACGCCGACGCCGGCGCCGAACTGCGCACCCACGCGCGCGTGGATCACATCGAGCCCGGCGCGGTGATCCTCGCCGACGGCACCCGGCTGCCCGCGGACGCCGTCGTCGTCGGCATCGGCGCCCGCCCCGCCACCGCCTGGCTGGCCGGCTCCGGCATCGCGCTCGGCCCGCACGGTGACGTCCTCGCCGACGCCCACCTGCGCACCTCCGTCGAGGACGTCTACGCCGTCGGCGACTGCGCCTCCTTCCCCTCCGCCCGCTACGGCGAACGCCTGCTGGTCCACCACTGGGACAACGCCCTGCAGGGCCCGCGCACGGTCGCCGCGAACATCCTCGGCGAGACCCCCGCGGCCTACGACCCGGTGCCGTACTTCTGGTCCGAGCAGTTCGGCCGCTTCGTCCAGTACGCCGGTCACCACGCCGCGGCGGACCACATGGTCTGGCGCGGCGACCCGACGGGCCCGTCCTGGTCGGTGTGCTGGCTCCGCGAAGATCGCCTGGTGGCCCTACTGGCAGTGGGCCGCCCGCGTGATCTCGCCCAGGGCCGGCGGCTGATCGAAGCGGGCCGCGTGATGGACCGGGAGGCGATGTCCGACCCGGCCCGCCCCTTGAAGGACGCGACGGCAGCTGCCTAGGGGCGCGGGGCTGTATCGATATGCGGCTCCGCCGCGTGGGCGCGACCAGCCACGACGGCGCATCACCCGACGGACGACACCACCCGGCACCACTCATCGCGGCCACCCCGGCGGAGCGCCTACGCTAGGTCGCGTGACCGAGATTGACGCAAAGATCGATGCTCTCGTCCCCGCCTGGCTCACCCTCCCCGACATCGCAGAGATGCTCGACGTCGAGGTGACGCGTGTGCGGCAGCTGGTCAAGGAGGGCCAGCTCATCGCCGTACGCCGCGGTGAGAACCGCGCGCTGCACGTCCCCGCCGCCTTCATCGACGGGGACAAGGTCGTCAAGGGCCTGACCGGCACCCTGACGCTCCTGCGGGACGACGGCTTCACGGACGAAGAGATGCTCGAGTGGCTCTTCACCCCCGACCCGACCCTGCCCGGCACCCCCGCGCAGGCCCTGAGCGAGAATCGCGGCACGGAGGTGAAGCGCCGCGCCCAGGCGCTCGCCGTCTGAGCGACCCGTACCACGAGGGGTGGCGTGCGGGCCGTCGCTGCCCGTACGCCACCCGCCCAATCCGTCAGGGACACCGACCGGGGGGACCTACGTATGTCCGACACCGCACGCACCGCGCTCGCCGACGCGCATCTGTACCTGTGCACGGATGCGCGCACCCGTCAGGGTGACCTTCCCGAGTTCCTGGACGCGGTCCTGGCCGGCGGTGTCGACATCGTGCAGCTGCGCGACAAGGGCATGGAGGCCGCCGAGGAGCTGGCGCACCTGGAGGTCTTCGCGGACGCCTGCGCCCGGCACGGCAAGCTCCTCGCGGTGAACGACCGCGCGGACGTCGCCCACGCCGCCCGCGCCGACGTGCTGCACCTCGGCCAGGGCGATCTGCCGGTCCCCGCGGCCCGCGCCCTCCTCGGTGACGAGGTGCTGATCGGCCGCTCCACGCACGCCGAGTCCGAGGCCGCCGCGGCCGCCGTGCAGGACGGCGTGGACTACTTCTGCACCGGCCCCTGCTGGCCCACCCCCACCAAGCCCGGCCGGCACGCCCCGGGCCTCGACCTGGTCCGGTACACGGCCGGCCTCGGCACCGACCGCCCCTGGTTCGCGATCGGCGGCATCGACCTCGCCCGCCTCGACGAGGTGCTGGACGCGGGCGCCCGCCGGGTGGTCGTCGTCCGCGCGATCACCGAGGCCGACGACCCGGGAGCCGCCGCGGCCGAGTTCGCCAAGCGGCTGCGGCAGGCCTGACGGGAGGCCGGTCCGGCGAAGTGTCCAAGGAGTGGACAGTAAGTCGACAATCCGGGCAAATTATCGGCATCCGGTTGGGTGACCGCCCACCCGTGGCTAACCTGCCCGTATGGCCCTCGGAACCCCATCCACCAGGACTGATCGCGCACGCACCGTGCGCGACATCCTCGCCAGCGGCAAGACCACGTACTCGTTCGAGTTCTCGGCGCCGAAGACCCCCAAGGGCGAGCGGAACCTGTGGAGCGCGCTCCGGCGGGTCGAGGCGGTCGCGCCCGACTTCGTCTCCGTGACCTACGGCGCCGGCGGTTCCACCCGCGCCGGCACGGTCAAGGAGACCCAGCAGATCGTCGCCGACACCACGCTCACCCCGGTCGCCCACCTCACCGCGGTCGACCACTCCATCGCCGAACTGCGCAACATCATCGGCCAGTACGCGGACGCCGGGATCCGCAACATGCTCGCCGTGCGCGGCGACCCGCCCGGCGACCCCATGGGCGACTGGGTCCCGCACCCGCGGGGCCTCACTTACGCCGCCGAGCTCGTCCGGCTCATCAAGGAGTCGGGCGACTTCTGCGTGGGCGTCGCCGCGTTCCCCGAGATGCACCCCCGTTCCGCGGACTGGGACACCGACGTGTCCCACTTCGTGGACAAGTGCCGTGCGGGCGCCGACTACGCCATCACACAGATGTTCTTCCAGCCGGAGTCGTATCTCCGGCTGCGCGACCGCGTGGCCGCCGCCGGCTGCGGCACCCCGGTGATCCCCGAGGTGCTGCCTGTCACCAGCGTGAAGATGCTGGAACGGTTGCCCAAACTCAGCAATGCCGTCTTCCCGGACGCTCTGAAAGAGCGGATCCTCACAGCGAAGGACGATCCGGCGGCGGTACGCTCCATCGGTATCGAGTTCGCCACGGAGTTCTGCGCTCGGTTGCTCGCCGAGGGGGTGCCCGGACTGCACTTCATCACACTGAACAACTCCACGGCGACCCTGGAAATCTACGAGAACCTGGGCCTGCACCACCCCCCGCAGGCCTAGACCCGCCGCACCGCGATACGACACACTGCGTAGCGGTTACTGGGAGAGGGGCGTACATGGGCTGGACGGTCCTCTACATCGCGTTCGGCGTCGTCGCACTGTGGCTGCTCGGCGAGGTACTGCTGCAGTACAAGGCGCGCCTGCGCTGGCGGCTGCTCGCGTTCGCCGGCTTCCTCGGGGTCGTGGTCGGCGTGCTGATGCCGTCCGTGATCGTGATCGGCGTCGGCGCCATCGCCTTCGCCATCGGTCAGACCTACGTCACCCTGTCGTTCCGTCGCGGCTTCGCCGCCGGCTGGGCGGTCAAGCGCCCCGACGCCGAGACCGGCGGCGGCAGCAAGCGCCGCCGCGGCAAGGTGGACCGGCACGACCCGGAGCCGGCCGCCACCGCCGGCCCGGAGCACGAGGGCACCGCCGCCGACCGGGACGCCGACCAGGCTGTCTACGGCCAGGCGCAGGGTGACTACGACGACTACGACCGCGACGACGTCTTCACCCCGGCTCGCGCCGGCGGCCCCACCGCCGCCGAGACCACCGCCGTCTACGAACCGCAGCCCATGCCCGAGGACACCGGCTCCTACGGCGTCTACGGCGACACCGCCGCCCACGCGGCCGCCGCCCAGCAGCAGGGCACCGGCCAGCAGGCCTACGCCTACGACTACTCGGGCTACGGCCAGCAGGGCTACGGCTACGACGCCACGGGCCAGCAGGCCTACGCCAACTACTCCGACCCCTACATCGGCAACCAGACCTACGGCGGCGCCCCGTACGACCCCGGCTACGCCGGGCAGTACGGCCAGCAGGGCTACGCCCAGGACCCGTACGCCGGTGGTGGCTACGGCCAGACCCCGGCGGGCGGGGTGTGGGTGCCGCAGCAGCGCACCGACGAGACCTACGGCGGCGAACTCCCGCAGGAGCAGCCCTACCCGTACCAGGGCCAGGAGCAGGGCCACGGCCATGCGCAGCAGCCGCAGCCCGGCGCCGGATTCGACGAGCAGTACCGCTTCTGACCTGAGCAGTACCGTTTCTCAAGCCTCGGTCCGGCTCACTGGGAGCCGCGGAACTGCGAGCCCTCCACGATCAGCCCCGCCACCAGCGCACCCGACATGCCCGCGTGCGGCAGGCCGCCGCCGGGGTGGGACCAGCCGCCGACCCGGTACAGACCGGGGAGCCGCGTGGTGTTCGCCGGGTGCAGGAAACGGCCGTGCCCGGCGGCGAGCGCGGGGGCCGGCACGGCGCCGAGGAACGCACTCGTCTCCTCGTCGGTGTCGTCGGGTGTGCGCGCCTCCTGCCACAGGACGCGGTCCCGCAGGCCCGGTATCGCGGCCTGGGCGGCGTCGAGGAGATCGTCCGTGTACCGCCGGACGGTGCCTTCCTCTTCCCAGTCGGCGGCGCTCGGCACCGCCGCGGACAGCACCACGGACTCGTGCCCGTCGTCCGGTCTGAGCGCGGGGTCGTCGGGGCGCAGCACGGTCACCGTGGGCGGCGGCTGGTCTCCTTCCGCCGAGTCCAGGAAGTCCAGCTCGGACTCCGGGTCCGGCGCGTGCACGACCGTACGATGCGTGGCACCGGCCTCGCGCCCGCCGCGCAGGGCCAGCAGCAGGGCGAACCGCCCCGGACCCGTAGGGAACGGACTGGGCTGGACATCCCCGTCCTTGTCCAGCTTGCGGTCCGTCATCAGCCTCAACCGCGCCGGATCCACGTCCGCCACGACATGGTCCGCCTCGGCCACCGTGCCGTCCCTCAACTCCACGCCCGCGGCCCGGCCGTCCTTGTCCAGGATGCGCATGACCTCCGCGTCGAAGACGAACTCGACCCGCCGCTGCAGACACCGCTCGTACACCGCGCGCGCCAACTCCCGGATGCCGCCGCGCACATACCAGGTGCCGAAGGCGTGCTCCATGTACGGCAGCACGGCCGCGCTCGCCGGGGCGGTCCGCGGATCGAGGCCGTAGGCGAGTGCGGAACTCGCCAGCAGGGCCGCGAGGCGCTCGTCGCGCAGTTCCCAGGAGCCGATCTCGGACAGGGTGCGCGCCTGCCGGGTGCGCAGCAGGCGCCGCTGCGGGACGCCCGGATACGGCTCCTTCTCCGCCAGCACCCGCCAGTTGGGCCACAGCGGCTCCTCCAGCAGCGGCCTGCGGGTGCGGTCCCAGGCCTCCCGGGCCCGCAGCAGGAACTCGCCCCAGCGCTCGCCCGCGCCCGCACCCAGCGCCTCGTCCAGAGCCGTGACGACGCCCGCGCGCGAGGCGTTCGGCAGTGACACCTCGGAGCCGTCCGCGAAGACGTGCCGCGCGGACGGGTCGACCTGGACCAGGTCGACGCAGTCCTCCAGCGGCTCCTTGCCGGTCTTGACGAACAGATCGCGGTACACCGCGGGCAGCGTCAGCAGCCCCGGGCCGGTGTCGAAGGCGAACCCGTCCCGCTCGAAGCGGCGCACCCCGCCGCCGTATGTGTCCGTACGCTCGTACACCACCACCCGGTGGCCCGCGACGGCCAGCCGGGCAGCGGCCGCCATCGCGCCCATCCCGGCGCCGATCACCGCAATCCGTGCCATGCCTGCGACTTTATCGACCGCCACTGACAATCCGGCCCGCGGGCGGGTCAGGGCGACCGCGAGGCCAGCCTGCGCTCCTCGCGGCGCTGCGCCCGCCGCCGCAGGAAGCGCCGGATGCGCGCGACGAGGAACACCAGCGCCAGCAGACCGCCGGCCAGCAGCACGGCCGCGATGACCGCCGCCACCTCCGGATGGAACATCGCGATCGAGACGACGCCGCCCACCCCGAGATCCTCGGCGGTGCTCAGCACGAAATTGCTGAACGGCTCCGGCGAGGTGTTGACGGCCATCCGCGTCCCGGCCTTCACCGTATGGCTGGCCAGCGCCGTCGAGCCGCCGATCAGACCGGCCGCCACGTCCGGCAGCGAACCGCTGTGCCCGGCGAGCAGCGCGCCCACCCAGGCTCCCGCGAGCGGCCGGATCACCGTGTGCACGGAGTCCCACACCGAGTCGACGTACGGGATCTTGTCGGCGACCGCCTCGCACAGGAACAGCACCCCGGCGACGATCAGCACCTCGGGGCGCTGCAGCGTCTGCGGGACGTCGTCGCTCACGCCCGTCGCGCCGAACAGGCCGAGCAGCAGCACCACCGCGTAGGCGTTGATGCCGCTGGCCCAGCCGCTGGTGAAGACCAAGGGGAGTACGGACACGGCCGCGATCGTAGTCAGCCGGCGGTCCGCAGGTGTGGGCACGCGCGCGTACGGCTGAGTATCCGTACTTAGGTGACGAGATGAGTACCTGCGCGGATGGGCCGCGAGCGGCGGGAACGGGAGAGTGGAGGCACGGCAAGGGGCACGGCCCGGCACCGCCGGCACGGGGCGGCGGAACGGCGCCCGTCACCGAGCCGCTCCTTCCGCCGATCCGTCGGCGGAAGCGAGTCGGGGGACCCGCGGGGACGACCACCCGCGGGGGACCATCGGGGGAGGACCGTACGGGGAGTACGGGGGAACAAGGGGAACGGGAAGGCGCCGGTCCGGCAAGGGACCGGCGCCTTTCCCCTGCCCGCAGGGTGCTCAGTCCCTGCCGCTGACCCGGCCCTGCAGCAGCCGGGACAGGGCCGCGTGGACGTCGTCCAGGGAGCGCTCCGGCTGGAAGGCCTTCCAGTCCAGGGCGGCCACCAGCACCATGCCGACCAGCGCGGCCGCCGTCAGCTGCACATCGATCTCGTCGCTGAACTCGCCGGCCGCCACGCCCTCGCGCAGCACCCCCTCGACCACCGCGACGGCCTCCTGCCGGACCACCATCAGCGTGGACTGCCAGGCCCGGTTGGTGCGCCACAGCTCGGCCACGTACAGCTGGGTGAAGGCCGGGTAGCGGTCGATGAAGACCAGGCCCGCGCGGACCATCGCGTCCAGCGCGTCCACCTTGCTG contains:
- a CDS encoding NAD(P)/FAD-dependent oxidoreductase, yielding MARIAVIGAGMGAMAAAARLAVAGHRVVVYERTDTYGGGVRRFERDGFAFDTGPGLLTLPAVYRDLFVKTGKEPLEDCVDLVQVDPSARHVFADGSEVSLPNASRAGVVTALDEALGAGAGERWGEFLLRAREAWDRTRRPLLEEPLWPNWRVLAEKEPYPGVPQRRLLRTRQARTLSEIGSWELRDERLAALLASSALAYGLDPRTAPASAAVLPYMEHAFGTWYVRGGIRELARAVYERCLQRRVEFVFDAEVMRILDKDGRAAGVELRDGTVAEADHVVADVDPARLRLMTDRKLDKDGDVQPSPFPTGPGRFALLLALRGGREAGATHRTVVHAPDPESELDFLDSAEGDQPPPTVTVLRPDDPALRPDDGHESVVLSAAVPSAADWEEEGTVRRYTDDLLDAAQAAIPGLRDRVLWQEARTPDDTDEETSAFLGAVPAPALAAGHGRFLHPANTTRLPGLYRVGGWSHPGGGLPHAGMSGALVAGLIVEGSQFRGSQ
- a CDS encoding DUF4126 domain-containing protein; amino-acid sequence: MSVLPLVFTSGWASGINAYAVVLLLGLFGATGVSDDVPQTLQRPEVLIVAGVLFLCEAVADKIPYVDSVWDSVHTVIRPLAGAWVGALLAGHSGSLPDVAAGLIGGSTALASHTVKAGTRMAVNTSPEPFSNFVLSTAEDLGVGGVVSIAMFHPEVAAVIAAVLLAGGLLALVFLVARIRRFLRRRAQRREERRLASRSP
- a CDS encoding TetR/AcrR family transcriptional regulator; this encodes MESSSARSGGGTRREATRQKLYEAAVTLIAEQGFSATTVDEIAERAGVAKGTVYYNFASKSVLFEELLRHGVGLLTASLREAAEQTARAGGSKVDALDAMVRAGLVFIDRYPAFTQLYVAELWRTNRAWQSTLMVVRQEAVAVVEGVLREGVAAGEFSDEIDVQLTAAALVGMVLVAALDWKAFQPERSLDDVHAALSRLLQGRVSGRD